In Streptomyces alboniger, the following are encoded in one genomic region:
- a CDS encoding ROK family transcriptional regulator: MAIKSGTQADIAHRTLLSQATVSAAVRELAEVGLVPATKERGKVCLSAVNDVGVGVHLGFNHMTVVARRLDKEFDQVTSRVSSEGVSRGWSRALPEVRQMIDEAIEGTQRRRSDVFSLGIAVPRMINPRTGGFTPPILPPWRDGDDPVKDLGTWLGVRAFIDNDANLGALAEQTYSTREHAETVVYVKASTGVGAGIIVHNSVLRGHGGMAGELGHLTVDPHGAVCQCGGRGCLETVIGADALIAQVRTARARNSAPPPETLEQVIAAAQAQDAVCMRVIHDAGRLLGQSLAQLCNLLNPDLVVIGGQLAQSPLLLEGCKESLRRFALPGAVAEDSKFVLGLSELDTRAEAQGALILGLRGMEHPANNM; this comes from the coding sequence GTGGCGATCAAGTCCGGCACCCAGGCCGACATCGCGCACCGCACCCTGCTCTCGCAGGCCACCGTGTCGGCCGCGGTCCGCGAACTCGCGGAGGTCGGCCTCGTACCCGCCACCAAAGAGCGCGGCAAGGTCTGCCTCTCAGCTGTGAACGACGTCGGCGTGGGCGTGCACCTCGGGTTCAACCACATGACCGTGGTCGCCCGCAGACTCGACAAGGAATTCGACCAGGTGACCTCGCGGGTCAGCTCGGAAGGCGTCAGCAGGGGCTGGTCCCGGGCTCTGCCCGAGGTCAGGCAGATGATCGACGAGGCGATCGAAGGAACACAGCGGCGCCGCTCCGACGTGTTCTCCCTCGGCATCGCCGTACCCCGGATGATCAACCCGCGCACCGGCGGCTTCACCCCGCCGATCCTCCCGCCCTGGCGGGACGGCGACGACCCGGTGAAAGACCTGGGCACCTGGCTGGGCGTGCGCGCTTTCATCGACAACGACGCCAACCTCGGCGCGTTGGCCGAACAGACCTACAGCACACGGGAACACGCCGAAACGGTGGTCTACGTGAAGGCGTCGACGGGTGTCGGCGCCGGCATCATCGTGCACAACAGCGTGCTGCGGGGCCACGGCGGCATGGCAGGGGAACTAGGTCACCTCACCGTGGACCCGCACGGCGCGGTCTGCCAGTGCGGTGGACGCGGCTGCCTGGAGACGGTGATCGGCGCCGACGCGCTGATCGCGCAGGTCCGTACCGCGCGGGCCCGCAACAGCGCGCCCCCACCGGAGACGCTCGAACAGGTCATCGCAGCCGCCCAGGCACAGGACGCGGTCTGCATGCGGGTGATCCACGACGCCGGCCGGCTCCTGGGGCAGTCACTGGCCCAGCTGTGCAACCTGCTCAACCCCGACCTCGTCGTCATCGGCGGGCAGCTCGCCCAGAGTCCGCTGCTGCTGGAGGGCTGCAAGGAGTCCTTGCGTCGTTTCGCGCTGCCCGGCGCGGTCGCCGAGGACTCCAAGTTCGTCCTCGGCCTCAGCGAACTGGACACCCGGGCCGAAGCCCAGGGCGCTTTGATCCTGGGGCTTCGCGGCATGGAGCACCCGGCCAACAACATGTAG
- a CDS encoding lasso RiPP family leader peptide-containing protein, which translates to MNYEPIAVSPYEDFGYPRQSVKAGAAPSPEEAAAYEPPMVVDLGHVREVALGSSPSGCADANAQYYY; encoded by the coding sequence ATGAACTACGAGCCCATTGCCGTATCCCCGTACGAGGATTTCGGATATCCGCGACAATCGGTGAAGGCCGGGGCCGCGCCGTCCCCCGAGGAAGCGGCAGCCTACGAACCGCCGATGGTGGTCGACCTGGGGCATGTCCGTGAGGTGGCGCTGGGCAGCTCCCCCAGCGGGTGCGCCGATGCCAATGCCCAGTACTACTACTGA
- a CDS encoding albusnodin/ikarugamycin family macrolactam cyclase codes for MPRPAAPAAATDPRCPSPVLPPPDGPTIAGLLSPAPPPAPRGATRLWPGEPLLWSWGPWHPGEVRTVQCAHARLAAVGQCLADEVTMRHDLRQAVQDGHWERLTRWPGAYLLIVLQDDGHLTAYVDPAGQFPLYYGRQGPNTVLSTRARTAAALSGTAGRPDTAVLAAHIVCPAVPELTEGRTAYDGIRRLGGGQALRVAPSGGCTHWTYEDLAPDPGTRFEDSAAQLRSALTRAVTLRTDSAPRITSDFSGGLDSTSLAFLAARTTGRPPLDAFVYHHPGAPAGDLVHALVHAEQAPSIRLTVTRGGEDSLPYSDLPEHGSADQPDPAAAIGARQRLRLDHIARGGPGLHLTGEGGDALLAAPPSYLGDIAATAGLRRLLSDGRALARIRQLSPADVILRARRLARTPLHQAMSKLASDLDEPLDHPPRWADAVAWWPAPGPETAWLTTRARRHLAELAELAEERARSAGPASPSAPATPGTRAVLCELRTSAAVQAQFTSTARAFGIWPHAPFLDSEIVRVCTRLPLPHRIDPFTAKPLLAAALTGLVPDPVLRRRTKGDYAAENYRGARRSATQIRARLLRSPLAELGIIEPSRVIASVERAVAGLPSPFPALNRLLGADLWLTAGDSGQELS; via the coding sequence ATGCCCCGACCCGCGGCCCCCGCCGCAGCCACGGACCCGCGCTGCCCGTCTCCTGTCCTTCCCCCTCCCGACGGGCCCACCATCGCGGGACTGCTGTCACCGGCACCTCCCCCGGCGCCGCGTGGAGCCACCCGGCTGTGGCCAGGCGAACCCCTGCTCTGGTCCTGGGGGCCCTGGCACCCCGGTGAGGTCCGCACCGTACAGTGCGCACACGCCCGGCTGGCCGCCGTCGGCCAGTGCCTCGCCGATGAAGTGACGATGCGTCATGATCTGCGGCAGGCCGTGCAGGACGGCCACTGGGAACGCCTGACCCGATGGCCCGGCGCCTACCTGCTCATCGTGCTCCAAGACGACGGCCACCTCACCGCATATGTCGACCCGGCGGGCCAGTTTCCCCTCTACTACGGGCGCCAGGGCCCCAACACGGTTCTGTCCACCCGGGCGAGGACGGCGGCGGCCCTGTCCGGAACAGCCGGCCGGCCCGATACGGCCGTGCTCGCCGCGCACATCGTCTGCCCCGCGGTTCCCGAACTCACGGAAGGGCGCACAGCGTACGACGGAATCCGCCGGCTCGGTGGCGGCCAGGCCCTGAGAGTCGCTCCTTCCGGCGGCTGCACCCATTGGACGTACGAGGACCTCGCCCCCGATCCCGGCACGCGGTTCGAGGACAGCGCGGCCCAGTTACGCTCGGCCCTCACGCGCGCCGTCACCCTGCGCACCGACAGCGCCCCACGCATCACCTCGGACTTCAGCGGCGGCCTGGACTCCACCTCCCTGGCCTTCCTGGCCGCCCGCACCACCGGCCGACCGCCCCTGGACGCCTTCGTCTACCACCACCCCGGCGCACCCGCCGGCGATCTCGTCCACGCCCTGGTCCACGCCGAGCAGGCACCATCGATCCGGCTCACCGTGACCCGTGGCGGTGAGGACTCCCTGCCCTACAGCGACCTGCCCGAGCACGGCTCTGCGGACCAGCCCGATCCGGCAGCGGCCATCGGCGCCCGACAACGGCTGCGACTTGACCACATCGCGCGCGGCGGGCCCGGCCTTCACCTGACCGGCGAGGGCGGCGACGCACTACTGGCCGCGCCCCCCTCCTACCTCGGTGACATCGCGGCCACCGCCGGACTGCGCAGACTCCTGAGCGACGGGCGCGCGCTGGCCCGCATACGTCAACTCTCCCCGGCCGACGTCATTCTGCGGGCCAGGCGCCTTGCACGAACTCCCCTGCACCAGGCGATGAGCAAACTCGCATCCGATCTCGACGAGCCCCTGGACCACCCGCCGCGGTGGGCGGACGCGGTTGCCTGGTGGCCGGCGCCGGGACCGGAGACGGCCTGGCTGACCACCAGAGCACGTCGGCACCTGGCCGAGCTGGCCGAACTCGCCGAGGAGCGTGCCCGATCGGCCGGCCCCGCATCCCCTTCAGCGCCCGCGACACCGGGCACCCGGGCAGTCCTGTGTGAGCTGCGCACCTCCGCCGCCGTGCAGGCTCAGTTCACCTCCACAGCCCGCGCGTTCGGCATCTGGCCACACGCTCCCTTCCTGGACAGCGAGATCGTACGAGTCTGCACCCGCCTCCCCTTGCCGCACCGGATCGACCCGTTCACCGCCAAGCCGCTGCTGGCGGCCGCCCTGACCGGCCTGGTTCCCGACCCCGTACTGCGGCGCAGGACCAAGGGCGACTACGCGGCCGAGAACTACCGCGGCGCCCGCCGCTCGGCGACACAGATCAGAGCACGGCTCCTGCGATCCCCGCTGGCCGAACTCGGAATCATCGAACCCTCGCGGGTGATCGCCTCGGTCGAACGGGCGGTCGCGGGTCTGCCCTCACCCTTCCCAGCGCTCAACCGCCTGCTCGGCGCGGACCTGTGGCTGACGGCCGGCGACAGCGGGCAGGAGCTGTCATGA
- a CDS encoding lasso peptide biosynthesis B2 protein translates to MTRLSVSAYVRESTSPHGGSVLLDVRSGHCFAMNSMAHTLWQEWHRSGDFDSAVLVLAGRYPHVRHDRIREDARRLADDLISLGLLAAHTPSRTAPAAGHRTYPNPAADAAPPPAERTPVTAGRRPDGHESAWHPPPQREVPPDTEVPLAAAQMTMAAEPVRGERDRSLRGAVTALLGLLALLGALLLIRLPLRTVSRTVSWTARIWCRREATPAQASASLATVRRAARWYPGRAACLELSLATLGVLALTGRRVVWCVGTADDPYRFHAWVEAQGVAIASPDEYGDTEFRRVLSVS, encoded by the coding sequence ATGACGCGGCTGAGCGTGTCCGCGTACGTTCGCGAGAGCACCTCACCGCACGGTGGCAGCGTGCTGCTGGACGTGCGGTCCGGCCACTGCTTCGCGATGAACTCCATGGCTCATACCCTCTGGCAGGAATGGCACCGCAGCGGGGACTTCGACTCCGCGGTACTGGTGTTGGCCGGCCGCTACCCGCACGTGCGGCACGACCGGATCCGCGAGGACGCCCGCCGCCTCGCCGACGACCTGATCAGCCTTGGCCTCCTCGCCGCACACACCCCGAGCCGGACGGCCCCCGCGGCGGGACACCGCACCTACCCGAACCCGGCGGCCGACGCTGCGCCTCCCCCGGCGGAGCGGACACCGGTGACCGCGGGCCGGCGTCCGGACGGTCACGAATCCGCCTGGCACCCCCCACCGCAGCGCGAGGTTCCGCCCGACACCGAAGTGCCCCTGGCCGCGGCCCAGATGACCATGGCCGCCGAACCGGTGCGGGGCGAACGCGACCGCTCCCTTCGCGGCGCCGTGACCGCGCTACTCGGCCTGCTCGCACTCCTCGGCGCTCTGCTGCTGATCCGGCTGCCGTTGAGAACCGTCTCCCGTACGGTGAGCTGGACCGCACGCATCTGGTGCCGGCGGGAGGCCACACCGGCGCAGGCCTCAGCCTCCCTCGCGACGGTGCGCCGGGCAGCCCGGTGGTACCCCGGACGCGCCGCCTGCCTGGAATTGTCCCTGGCCACGCTCGGGGTCCTGGCCCTGACCGGCCGGCGTGTGGTGTGGTGCGTCGGCACGGCGGACGACCCCTACCGTTTCCACGCGTGGGTGGAGGCACAGGGAGTCGCCATCGCCTCACCTGACGAGTACGGCGACACGGAATTCCGCCGTGTTCTCTCCGTGAGCTGA
- a CDS encoding serine/threonine-protein kinase yields MAVGSRYRVGRLLGRGGLGEVWEATDHTLGRRVAIKFVTGVTQYPEAAQRFAREARTLASLRHGSVVTVHDAGTADHDNQPLPYLVMELLDGATWEFSHVDSVVETGAHLADVLAHVHAAKVVHRDIKPANIMICADGRTVLMDFGIARDDASLTRTATTTGRYFGTPGYMAPEQLQGRAATPASDVYALGIVLIEKLTGHRLPVTQLMPQVQSSICEPVLALLARMTAARPEERPTAAECASLLRASSTTTTSRRVPSTRRERLERLGPPAALLALHTIILFRPAYRPGYWNPSDSVIESFGKRIVYAEEEDFLEWNARAWGAFTTVGAGVGVATLLVAVTLLVLGSRVPTRLAGYGAVALTVVCLGWQATSNPPYEPSTDSGPPVAFGLWLFYLVTALTIAMYVYHDVRARRVSARP; encoded by the coding sequence ATGGCCGTCGGGAGCCGCTACCGCGTGGGACGCCTCCTTGGCAGGGGTGGCTTGGGTGAGGTCTGGGAGGCGACGGACCATACCCTCGGCCGACGGGTCGCCATCAAGTTCGTCACCGGCGTCACGCAGTACCCGGAGGCGGCTCAGCGGTTCGCCCGTGAGGCCCGCACGCTCGCCTCGCTCCGCCACGGCAGCGTCGTGACCGTTCACGACGCCGGAACGGCCGACCACGACAACCAGCCCCTGCCTTACCTCGTGATGGAGTTGCTGGACGGCGCCACCTGGGAGTTCTCGCACGTGGACTCGGTCGTGGAGACCGGGGCGCACTTGGCGGACGTTCTCGCGCACGTCCACGCAGCGAAGGTTGTGCACCGGGACATCAAGCCCGCCAACATCATGATCTGTGCCGACGGGCGCACCGTGCTGATGGACTTCGGCATAGCCCGGGACGACGCCTCTCTCACCCGCACAGCCACCACCACCGGAAGGTACTTCGGCACCCCCGGCTACATGGCCCCCGAACAGCTCCAGGGCCGTGCCGCCACACCCGCCTCGGACGTCTACGCCCTGGGAATCGTCCTGATCGAGAAGCTCACCGGCCACCGACTGCCCGTCACGCAGCTCATGCCCCAGGTCCAATCCTCCATCTGCGAGCCCGTACTGGCCCTGCTCGCCCGGATGACCGCCGCGCGTCCCGAGGAGCGGCCCACCGCCGCCGAGTGCGCTTCGCTGCTGCGCGCGTCCAGCACGACCACGACATCGCGGCGCGTGCCGTCCACGAGGCGGGAGCGGCTGGAGCGGCTGGGCCCGCCGGCGGCGCTGCTGGCGCTGCACACGATCATTTTGTTCCGGCCCGCTTACAGGCCCGGGTACTGGAACCCGAGCGACAGCGTTATCGAGTCGTTCGGCAAACGGATCGTCTACGCGGAGGAAGAGGACTTCTTAGAGTGGAACGCACGAGCCTGGGGAGCCTTCACCACCGTCGGAGCCGGCGTCGGGGTGGCGACACTGCTGGTGGCGGTCACGCTGCTCGTTCTAGGTTCCCGGGTACCCACGCGGCTGGCGGGCTACGGCGCAGTGGCGCTCACCGTTGTGTGCCTCGGCTGGCAGGCCACATCCAACCCACCCTATGAACCCAGCACAGACTCAGGCCCCCCGGTCGCCTTCGGCCTGTGGCTCTTCTACCTGGTGACGGCGCTGACCATCGCCATGTACGTCTACCACGATGTCCGTGCCCGCCGGGTCAGCGCACGGCCATAG
- a CDS encoding TetR/AcrR family transcriptional regulator, whose translation MDTPPQPTRRERLRASTLREIKTIASRFLAEGGAGTLSLRAVAREMGMTPAALYTYYDTRDDLLAALAADAYSALAEALEQARGTLPVEDTAGRLVAHGLAYREWALAHPHEFRLLYGEAPAGHPASPSVQAAAQAEHRLCLGLLGLVAAAWPLTCALQDAEDYAWEDFDAGFVPPARTAHPELPPSALAVTLRVWGRMHGLVALEVAGLLGPRARDATRLYRDDLRDLARSLGLPPAHPLPTAPV comes from the coding sequence ATGGATACCCCGCCCCAGCCGACCCGCCGTGAACGCCTCCGCGCCTCGACGCTCCGGGAGATCAAGACGATCGCCTCCCGGTTCCTCGCCGAGGGCGGGGCCGGCACGCTGTCGCTGCGCGCTGTCGCCCGCGAGATGGGCATGACGCCAGCGGCGCTGTACACCTACTACGACACCCGGGATGATCTGCTCGCCGCGCTCGCCGCCGATGCCTACAGCGCACTGGCCGAAGCTCTCGAGCAGGCACGTGGCACCCTCCCCGTGGAGGACACGGCAGGCCGCCTGGTCGCCCACGGGCTGGCGTACCGGGAGTGGGCCCTCGCCCATCCGCACGAGTTCCGGCTGCTGTACGGCGAGGCACCCGCCGGGCACCCGGCATCCCCCTCCGTCCAGGCCGCAGCCCAGGCCGAGCACCGCCTGTGCCTGGGGCTCCTCGGCCTGGTCGCTGCGGCCTGGCCGCTCACCTGCGCGCTCCAGGACGCCGAGGACTACGCCTGGGAGGACTTCGACGCCGGGTTCGTCCCCCCGGCCCGGACGGCACACCCCGAGCTGCCGCCGTCCGCCCTCGCCGTCACACTGCGCGTCTGGGGCCGGATGCACGGCCTGGTCGCGCTGGAAGTGGCCGGCCTCCTCGGCCCCCGCGCGCGCGACGCGACCCGGCTGTACCGCGACGACCTGCGCGACCTCGCCCGGTCCCTGGGCCTCCCCCCTGCACACCCCCTGCCCACCGCCCCCGTATAG
- a CDS encoding TetR/AcrR family transcriptional regulator — protein MTASTKPGPRERLLLAAQELTYTHGVGVGVDALLKAAGVARRSLYEHFGGKDGLIAEVLRRSTAEDVAEYRATMDAAGDDPRTRLLAVVDRLGRIAAEPDFQGCRYLAADLALTDREHPGHEVTRTYRRTLHGLFTAELAALGHARPDFAADQLLILVDGLLATGAARPEDRPPAAAVRELAEHIVDAGLPSAAVTTDNSRQA, from the coding sequence ATGACCGCTTCGACCAAGCCGGGCCCCCGCGAACGCCTGCTGCTCGCCGCCCAGGAGCTGACGTACACCCATGGCGTCGGCGTCGGCGTGGACGCGCTGCTCAAGGCGGCCGGCGTCGCACGCCGTTCCCTGTACGAGCACTTCGGCGGCAAGGACGGACTGATCGCCGAGGTGCTGCGCCGCAGCACCGCCGAGGACGTGGCCGAGTACCGCGCCACCATGGACGCAGCGGGCGACGACCCGCGGACGCGGCTCCTCGCGGTCGTCGACCGGCTCGGCCGCATCGCCGCAGAGCCGGACTTCCAAGGCTGCCGTTACCTCGCAGCCGACCTCGCGCTCACCGACCGGGAGCACCCCGGCCACGAGGTCACGCGGACCTACCGGCGTACCCTCCACGGGCTGTTCACGGCCGAACTCGCCGCCCTCGGACACGCGCGCCCCGACTTCGCAGCCGACCAGTTGCTCATCCTCGTCGACGGCCTTCTCGCCACCGGCGCGGCCCGCCCCGAGGACCGCCCGCCCGCCGCGGCGGTCCGCGAACTCGCCGAACACATCGTCGACGCCGGGCTCCCCTCAGCCGCAGTAACCACGGACAACTCACGTCAGGCGTGA
- a CDS encoding nuclear transport factor 2 family protein yields MSVRSTAEVIDRFNRAFTDRQAALLTDLIAEDCVMESVQPAPRGERVVGRQACTEWWTALVEDLTSQFTPQEVIVAGDRATIVWTYRFGDGPDQWVQGVNVMRVTDGRIVEALGFSKTAGEVPLAAESDDA; encoded by the coding sequence ATGTCCGTACGCAGCACCGCCGAAGTCATCGACCGTTTCAACCGCGCGTTCACCGACCGTCAGGCCGCCCTCCTGACCGACCTGATCGCCGAGGACTGCGTCATGGAGAGCGTCCAGCCCGCGCCGCGCGGGGAGCGGGTGGTCGGGCGCCAGGCCTGTACCGAGTGGTGGACGGCCCTCGTCGAGGACCTCACCTCGCAGTTCACGCCCCAAGAGGTGATCGTGGCGGGCGACCGCGCGACGATCGTGTGGACCTACCGCTTCGGGGACGGCCCCGATCAGTGGGTGCAGGGCGTCAACGTCATGCGCGTGACGGACGGCCGGATCGTGGAGGCCCTCGGCTTCAGCAAGACGGCTGGCGAGGTCCCGCTGGCCGCGGAGTCCGACGACGCGTGA
- a CDS encoding MBL fold metallo-hydrolase: MADTAVLTPPICRVCGTQYTAPRPDCPVCLDERQYVGQGGQQWTTLAGLREAGHTGRFEEEGPDVLGVGVTPQFAIGQRALLLRTAAGNVLWDCVPYLDDAMVRAIEEVGGIDHIAISHPHFYSSMVEWAHAFDAPVHLHEADRQWVGRPDPAVRFWSGRTLQLTDEVTLINPGVHFPGSAVLHWSAGEGALFTGDVVNVCPDGRWVTLMYSYANHIPERPHAVRAAADLLAGYRFERIYGAWWHRVVTSQGNEVLARSVERYLRFAQATVPSG, translated from the coding sequence GTGGCTGACACCGCCGTCCTGACACCCCCGATCTGCCGCGTCTGCGGTACCCAGTACACCGCCCCGCGCCCCGACTGCCCTGTCTGTCTGGACGAACGGCAGTACGTGGGCCAGGGCGGCCAGCAGTGGACGACGCTGGCTGGGTTGCGCGAGGCGGGCCACACCGGCCGCTTCGAGGAAGAGGGGCCCGACGTGCTCGGCGTCGGCGTCACCCCGCAGTTCGCCATCGGCCAGCGGGCCCTGCTGCTGCGTACCGCCGCCGGGAACGTGCTGTGGGACTGTGTGCCGTACCTCGACGACGCGATGGTGCGGGCCATCGAGGAAGTCGGCGGCATCGACCACATCGCGATCAGCCACCCGCACTTCTACTCCTCGATGGTGGAGTGGGCGCACGCCTTCGACGCGCCGGTCCATCTGCACGAGGCCGACCGGCAGTGGGTGGGCCGACCGGACCCGGCCGTGCGGTTCTGGAGCGGGCGCACGCTTCAGCTCACCGACGAGGTGACCCTGATCAACCCGGGCGTGCACTTCCCGGGCAGCGCGGTGCTGCACTGGAGCGCGGGGGAGGGGGCGCTGTTCACCGGCGACGTGGTCAACGTCTGCCCGGACGGCCGCTGGGTGACCCTCATGTACAGCTACGCCAACCACATTCCCGAGCGCCCCCACGCGGTCCGAGCGGCAGCCGACCTGCTCGCTGGCTACCGCTTCGAGCGGATCTACGGCGCCTGGTGGCACCGCGTCGTCACCTCCCAAGGCAACGAGGTCCTGGCCCGGTCCGTCGAACGCTACCTCCGCTTCGCCCAGGCCACGGTCCCGAGCGGCTGA
- a CDS encoding NAD-dependent epimerase/dehydratase family protein codes for MKVLVLGATGYIGSAVVSCLTREGHDVVPLVKSAAELHPDVPVRVGDLADPASLRAAVTDDVDAVVNLATPTGDEAVDTAALDALLAPLRGTGRAFVYTSGVWVLGATGNAPATEDAATDPIAIVGYRPRIEQRVLAAAGDDVRAVVIRPGIAYGRDGGIPALMTGWAREHGAGRYVGPVATRWPMVHVDDLAELYVLALTKGHSGDLLHGVAWESVPAAAVAAAADIAAGGVGRAEPWPFAEAAEALGEPFAEALALDQVVSGRRAGEELGWQPSRPNVLTELAGGTRG; via the coding sequence ATGAAGGTTCTGGTACTGGGTGCCACCGGTTACATCGGCTCCGCGGTGGTGTCGTGCCTGACGCGGGAGGGCCACGACGTGGTGCCCCTGGTCAAGAGCGCGGCCGAGCTGCATCCGGACGTGCCGGTGCGGGTCGGCGATCTGGCCGACCCGGCGTCGCTTCGCGCGGCGGTGACGGACGACGTGGACGCGGTGGTGAACCTGGCCACGCCGACCGGCGACGAGGCGGTGGACACCGCCGCCCTGGACGCGCTGCTCGCACCGCTGCGCGGCACGGGCCGGGCGTTCGTCTACACCAGTGGCGTGTGGGTGCTCGGCGCCACCGGCAACGCCCCGGCGACGGAGGATGCCGCTACTGACCCGATCGCGATTGTCGGCTATCGGCCGCGGATCGAGCAGCGGGTGCTTGCCGCCGCCGGGGACGACGTGCGGGCCGTGGTGATACGCCCGGGCATCGCGTACGGCCGGGACGGCGGCATTCCCGCCCTGATGACCGGCTGGGCGCGGGAGCACGGCGCGGGTCGTTACGTGGGCCCGGTCGCGACCCGGTGGCCGATGGTCCACGTCGACGACCTCGCCGAGCTGTACGTCCTCGCGCTCACCAAGGGCCACTCCGGTGACCTCCTGCACGGCGTGGCGTGGGAGTCCGTCCCGGCGGCGGCCGTCGCCGCGGCCGCCGACATCGCCGCGGGCGGCGTCGGCCGGGCCGAGCCGTGGCCGTTCGCGGAAGCCGCCGAGGCGCTCGGGGAGCCGTTCGCCGAGGCGCTCGCGCTCGACCAGGTGGTGTCGGGACGGCGCGCCGGCGAAGAGCTGGGCTGGCAGCCGAGCCGCCCGAACGTCCTCACCGAACTCGCCGGAGGCACCCGTGGCTGA